Proteins encoded by one window of Bacillus sp. DTU_2020_1000418_1_SI_GHA_SEK_038:
- the ylbJ gene encoding sporulation integral membrane protein YlbJ gives MLRSKLKTIILALSVTMMAISLISFPQESVDASIRGLNMWWEIVFPSLLPFFIVSEMLIGFGVVRFIGVLLEPLMRPLFKVPGVGGFVWAMGMASGFPAGAKLTARLRQEGQISKTEAERLVSFTNCSNPLFIFGAVSVGFFHNAKLGVILALAHYLGNITVGLLMRFYGRKEETTNENKQRKPSIRYALSVLHRTRINDNRPIGKLLGDAVMSSIRTLLMIGGFIILFSVINKLLYHLGITTFLAGGLEIILSAFNLPIELSTPFISGIFEITLGSQMTSQVQEATLMHQAIITSFVLAFSGFSVQAQVASILAQTDIDFKPFFIARILQGFFAAIYAALLWNPVYERFYNTEQPSNAVPVAFFGEGSWMHKWFLIMSDAGPLITIFALLCYTFLLARRLGR, from the coding sequence GTGTTACGTTCCAAACTAAAAACAATCATTCTTGCCTTATCCGTAACGATGATGGCCATATCACTTATATCTTTTCCTCAAGAGTCTGTAGATGCTTCCATAAGGGGCTTAAACATGTGGTGGGAAATCGTATTTCCTTCCCTTTTACCTTTTTTTATTGTTTCTGAAATGCTTATTGGCTTTGGAGTCGTCAGGTTTATCGGCGTCCTTCTTGAACCGCTTATGCGCCCTTTATTCAAGGTTCCTGGAGTTGGCGGATTTGTCTGGGCAATGGGCATGGCATCCGGGTTTCCAGCAGGAGCAAAATTAACTGCACGGCTTAGACAGGAAGGTCAAATATCCAAAACAGAAGCTGAACGATTAGTATCCTTCACTAATTGCTCCAACCCATTGTTTATTTTCGGCGCTGTGTCTGTCGGTTTTTTTCATAATGCAAAGCTAGGTGTGATTCTTGCACTAGCTCATTATTTAGGCAATATTACTGTTGGACTTTTGATGAGATTTTATGGACGTAAGGAAGAAACAACTAATGAAAACAAACAAAGAAAGCCTTCTATTAGATATGCACTATCTGTCCTTCATCGCACAAGAATTAATGATAATCGGCCGATTGGCAAGCTACTTGGCGATGCAGTCATGTCGTCCATTCGAACATTATTAATGATTGGCGGATTTATTATTCTCTTTTCAGTCATTAATAAATTACTATACCATCTTGGAATTACCACCTTCTTAGCAGGCGGACTGGAAATTATTCTTTCTGCATTCAATCTGCCAATTGAATTAAGCACTCCTTTTATTTCAGGTATTTTTGAAATCACCCTTGGGAGTCAGATGACAAGTCAAGTGCAGGAAGCAACTCTTATGCATCAAGCAATTATTACAAGCTTTGTACTAGCATTTAGCGGCTTTAGTGTTCAGGCGCAGGTCGCAAGTATACTAGCTCAGACCGATATTGATTTTAAACCATTCTTTATTGCACGGATACTTCAAGGTTTTTTTGCTGCTATTTATGCAGCCCTTCTTTGGAATCCCGTTTATGAACGTTTTTACAATACAGAACAGCCTTCGAATGCAGTCCCTGTTGCCTTTTTTGGGGAAGGCTCCTGGATGCACAAATGGTTCTTAATTATGTCAGATGCTGGACCTCTCATCACGATCTTCGCCTTACTATGCTACACCTTCTTACTCGCAAGAAGATTAGGCAGATAG
- a CDS encoding patatin-like phospholipase family protein, with protein sequence MKRPKIGLALGSGGARGFAHLGAIKVLKDEGIPIDLIAGSSMGAMVGCFYGAGLDINRLYKLATAFKRKYYLDFTVPKMGFIAGKRVKELIRIFTHGKHLEQLVLPVKVVATDLMTGEKVIFEKGPIADAVRASISIPGIFVPEKLNGRLLVDGGVVDRVPVSVVKEMGADIVIAIDVSHVKTNAEITSIYDVIMQSLDILQMELVTHREIVSDFMIKPRVEMYSSRAFTNIEEIIRIGEEETRKHIKEIKEVINQWKEPASE encoded by the coding sequence TTGAAAAGGCCGAAAATCGGATTGGCACTTGGATCAGGAGGAGCTAGAGGGTTCGCGCATTTAGGGGCAATTAAGGTACTGAAGGATGAAGGAATTCCAATTGATTTAATAGCTGGAAGCAGTATGGGTGCGATGGTTGGCTGTTTTTACGGGGCTGGACTCGATATTAACCGCCTATATAAATTAGCTACAGCTTTCAAACGCAAGTATTATTTGGATTTTACTGTACCAAAAATGGGTTTTATAGCAGGGAAGAGAGTGAAGGAGCTTATACGCATATTTACTCACGGCAAACATTTAGAGCAATTAGTGCTGCCCGTTAAGGTGGTTGCAACAGATTTAATGACTGGGGAAAAGGTGATCTTTGAAAAAGGCCCCATTGCTGATGCTGTCCGTGCCAGTATTTCAATCCCTGGAATTTTTGTTCCTGAAAAACTTAACGGCCGTCTCCTTGTAGATGGAGGGGTTGTTGATCGTGTCCCTGTTTCCGTTGTAAAGGAGATGGGAGCAGATATTGTCATTGCCATTGACGTATCCCATGTTAAAACAAATGCTGAAATCACTTCCATTTATGATGTAATTATGCAGAGTTTGGATATTTTACAGATGGAATTAGTCACTCATCGTGAAATTGTATCAGACTTTATGATTAAGCCGAGGGTCGAAATGTATAGTTCAAGAGCATTTACAAATATTGAAGAAATCATCCGAATCGGGGAAGAAGAAACGAGAAAACATATTAAAGAAATTAAAGAAGTAATCAACCAGTGGAAGGAGCCTGCAAGTGAATGA
- a CDS encoding SepM family pheromone-processing serine protease codes for MRNKYVMRSFMTAAIILILSSFYTLPYYVSKPGLAKELEPIVQVDNGYKEAGSFMLTTVRMGKANIYSYAIAKLNPYHELYQIDEIRRENESEEEYNVRQLHLMSSSKQSAIETAYKKAKIPIHYKYHGIFVLNVKPDMPADGKLKAGDRIFKVDGNEFESSDQFINYIAGKNEGDVVEFTLERHKKISETKIALQILQETGKPGVGISLVDDKEIEVKPNVTINSEDIGGPSAGFMFSLEIYNQLVKEDLTRGYQIAGTGTINSNGIIGRIGGIEQKIVAADKAGADIFLAPNENGEEDSNYKAAVKTAKDIGSKMKIIPVDTFDEAIDYLYKLKSK; via the coding sequence ATGAGAAATAAATATGTTATGCGTTCCTTCATGACCGCAGCAATCATTCTAATATTAAGTTCTTTTTATACCTTGCCCTACTATGTGTCAAAGCCTGGATTAGCTAAAGAACTTGAACCAATCGTTCAAGTTGATAATGGATACAAGGAAGCAGGAAGCTTCATGCTGACGACCGTGAGAATGGGAAAAGCGAATATATATTCATATGCCATTGCAAAGCTAAATCCATATCATGAACTTTATCAAATTGATGAAATTAGGAGAGAAAACGAGTCGGAGGAGGAATATAATGTTCGGCAGCTGCATTTAATGTCTTCTTCAAAACAGTCTGCGATTGAGACGGCTTACAAGAAAGCGAAGATTCCGATTCATTATAAATATCATGGCATTTTTGTCCTTAATGTAAAGCCTGATATGCCTGCTGATGGAAAATTGAAGGCAGGAGACCGGATCTTTAAGGTTGACGGCAATGAATTCGAATCCTCAGATCAATTTATTAATTATATAGCCGGAAAAAATGAAGGTGACGTAGTTGAATTTACTCTTGAACGCCATAAGAAAATAAGTGAGACGAAGATTGCCTTGCAAATACTTCAAGAGACAGGGAAACCTGGTGTTGGGATCTCCTTAGTGGACGATAAGGAAATTGAAGTAAAGCCTAATGTAACGATTAATAGCGAGGATATTGGCGGACCTTCCGCAGGTTTTATGTTCTCGTTGGAAATATATAATCAATTAGTGAAAGAAGATTTAACTAGGGGCTATCAAATTGCAGGAACTGGAACAATTAACTCGAATGGAATAATTGGAAGAATCGGAGGAATAGAGCAAAAAATTGTTGCTGCTGACAAAGCTGGTGCAGACATTTTCCTTGCACCAAATGAAAATGGGGAAGAAGATTCAAATTATAAGGCGGCGGTAAAGACAGCGAAAGATATTGGTTCAAAAATGAAAATTATTCCTGTCGATACGTTTGATGAAGCCATTGACTATTTATATAAGCTAAAATCAAAATAG
- a CDS encoding nucleotidyltransferase — MNAVGVIVEYNPFHNGHAFHLQEARKLADAEVVIAVMSGNFLQRGEPAFVSKWKRTEMALLAGADIVFELPYAFATQQANSFASGAVSILEAAGCHSLCFGSESGDIESFCRTISFLETNNDHYQRQVKHYLERGNSYPKASSLAYHDLSPYEELLDMSKPNNILGFQYVKAVQEQNASIKPLTVSRKSADYHDPHFSSDTIASATSIRKALFSEKGELANVKQYMPETSYQVLLDYRQEFGLFHDWENYWPYLRFRILHSTSEELSCIYEVEEGLENRLASAVLVSNSFHEFMNNIKTKRYTWTRLQRACVHILTNTRKNEMNKQVERAEYLRLLGMTSKGRHYLNKNKSRLQLPLISKLSSVHIKHLTLDIRASRIYSMGALGIAQQRLMDMEFKQPPLLLD, encoded by the coding sequence ATGAATGCAGTTGGTGTAATTGTAGAATATAACCCTTTTCATAATGGTCATGCCTTTCATCTGCAGGAAGCAAGGAAACTTGCAGATGCTGAAGTCGTTATTGCTGTAATGAGCGGCAATTTTCTTCAGAGAGGAGAACCCGCCTTTGTCTCAAAATGGAAACGTACAGAGATGGCATTACTGGCGGGAGCTGATATTGTTTTTGAATTGCCGTATGCCTTCGCTACACAGCAGGCTAATTCATTTGCAAGTGGTGCCGTTTCCATTCTCGAGGCTGCTGGATGCCATTCCCTTTGCTTCGGGAGTGAATCTGGAGATATCGAAAGCTTTTGCCGGACGATCTCGTTTCTTGAAACTAACAATGATCATTATCAAAGACAAGTGAAACATTATTTAGAACGAGGAAATAGTTATCCAAAGGCTTCGTCCTTGGCTTACCATGATCTATCTCCCTATGAAGAATTACTTGATATGTCAAAGCCTAATAATATTTTGGGTTTTCAATATGTAAAGGCTGTTCAAGAACAGAACGCTTCTATTAAGCCCTTAACAGTATCTAGGAAGAGTGCAGATTATCATGACCCACATTTTTCTTCTGACACCATAGCCAGTGCAACAAGCATTCGAAAAGCTTTATTTTCAGAAAAGGGTGAGTTGGCTAACGTTAAACAATACATGCCTGAAACATCCTACCAGGTACTGCTTGATTATCGACAGGAATTTGGACTTTTTCATGATTGGGAGAATTATTGGCCTTATTTAAGATTTCGGATCCTACATTCCACTTCTGAAGAACTAAGCTGTATATACGAAGTTGAAGAAGGTCTTGAGAATCGGCTAGCTTCTGCTGTGCTTGTATCCAATAGTTTTCACGAGTTTATGAATAATATAAAAACGAAGCGATATACTTGGACAAGACTTCAAAGAGCCTGTGTACACATTTTAACAAATACGAGAAAGAATGAAATGAATAAACAAGTTGAAAGAGCAGAATATTTACGTCTATTAGGAATGACCTCTAAAGGCAGACACTACTTAAATAAAAATAAATCACGGCTGCAGCTGCCTTTAATCTCAAAACTTTCTTCCGTACATATTAAACATTTAACACTTGATATTAGAGCTTCTCGGATTTATTCAATGGGTGCTTTAGGAATTGCGCAGCAGCGTCTGATGGATATGGAATTTAAGCAACCGCCCCTTTTACTTGATTAA
- a CDS encoding YceD family protein, with amino-acid sequence MKWTLSQLQKYRSKELLIDELVEVDEIKNIDPTIRDASPMRVTGRVDIDSAKATFHMKLEGYLILPCSRTLVDVSYPINVETTETFLLKGLDYETDEEVHQVIGDVIDLMPVIHEILLLEVPMQVYCEDSSEEGAPQSGKDWEVIQEQDKKDKIDPRLAGLAHFFDQSDPSSDS; translated from the coding sequence ATGAAATGGACATTAAGTCAGTTACAAAAATATCGAAGCAAGGAATTGCTCATTGATGAATTAGTTGAAGTTGACGAGATTAAAAACATTGATCCGACAATTAGAGATGCTTCACCAATGAGGGTCACTGGCCGAGTGGATATCGATTCCGCAAAAGCAACCTTCCATATGAAATTGGAAGGGTACTTAATTCTTCCTTGTTCTCGTACGTTAGTTGACGTAAGCTATCCAATTAATGTAGAAACAACAGAAACTTTTCTCTTAAAAGGTTTAGATTATGAAACCGATGAGGAAGTTCACCAAGTAATAGGTGATGTGATTGACCTAATGCCGGTCATTCATGAGATCCTGTTACTCGAGGTTCCAATGCAAGTATACTGCGAAGATAGCAGTGAAGAAGGAGCTCCTCAATCTGGAAAAGATTGGGAGGTCATTCAGGAGCAAGATAAAAAGGATAAAATTGATCCTCGTCTTGCTGGACTTGCTCATTTTTTTGATCAAAGTGATCCTTCTTCCGATTCATAA
- the rpmF gene encoding 50S ribosomal protein L32 translates to MAVPFRRTSKTAKRKRRTHFKLQVPGMVECPNCGEMKLAHRVCKACGTYKGKEVVNN, encoded by the coding sequence ATGGCTGTACCTTTTAGAAGAACTTCTAAAACTGCGAAAAGAAAGCGTCGTACCCATTTTAAATTACAGGTACCTGGTATGGTAGAATGCCCAAACTGTGGTGAAATGAAACTTGCTCACCGCGTATGTAAGGCTTGCGGAACATACAAAGGAAAAGAAGTTGTTAACAACTAA
- a CDS encoding enoyl-CoA hydratase/isomerase family protein, whose amino-acid sequence MDSYIIEKHEDGLLMFTINRPDKRNAISYEVMDGLEKALTLSSQEDIKVLAITGQGEKAFCSGGDLSAFHRLRTEEEAYVMLSRMSELLVKLMLLPKPTIALLNGTAVGGGCELASACDFRIASKHVKAGFIQGSLAITTGWGGGTFLFERLLPANAMKMLMEASLYDTEQLRELGFVQSIVEGDLQENARKDLNIILGIESDVLTAYKTMLINKWKETRLKERVKEEVRKCAKLWESEAHHQQVAKFLEKK is encoded by the coding sequence ATGGACTCATACATAATAGAAAAACATGAAGATGGATTATTAATGTTTACGATTAACAGACCAGATAAAAGAAATGCAATCAGTTATGAAGTAATGGATGGTTTAGAAAAAGCCCTGACTCTATCTAGTCAAGAAGATATTAAGGTTCTGGCGATAACTGGCCAAGGGGAGAAGGCGTTTTGTTCTGGCGGGGATCTATCAGCTTTTCATCGTCTAAGAACAGAGGAGGAAGCCTATGTGATGCTTAGTAGAATGTCCGAATTACTAGTCAAGCTCATGCTGTTGCCAAAGCCTACAATTGCCCTGCTGAATGGAACTGCTGTTGGAGGAGGCTGTGAGCTTGCTTCAGCCTGTGATTTTCGTATTGCAAGTAAGCATGTTAAGGCTGGATTTATTCAAGGATCCTTGGCTATAACTACTGGCTGGGGAGGGGGAACCTTTCTGTTTGAAAGGCTTTTGCCGGCTAATGCAATGAAAATGCTAATGGAAGCTTCCCTTTATGATACAGAGCAATTAAGGGAACTTGGATTTGTTCAATCAATTGTAGAGGGTGACCTTCAAGAGAATGCACGGAAAGACTTAAATATAATACTCGGCATAGAGTCAGACGTATTAACAGCCTATAAAACAATGCTAATTAATAAATGGAAAGAAACAAGGCTTAAAGAGAGAGTAAAGGAAGAAGTAAGGAAATGTGCAAAATTATGGGAAAGTGAAGCGCATCATCAGCAAGTAGCCAAGTTTTTAGAGAAAAAGTAA
- a CDS encoding RsfA family transcriptional regulator, translated as MSSTRQDAWTHDEDLLLAELVLRHIREGGTQLQAFEKVGKKLSRTAAACGFRWNSYVRKQYKSGIELAKKQRKERKHNPQAEEAGNFEENDEVATNLEVPAENSNGIDKPLEFEDLISYLKKLYSKAEESSSQSEDLKTNEARIQQLEKQLYYLASENERLIKELNSIEKDYKSLIEIMERARKMVAIKNEDSQQKI; from the coding sequence ATGTCTTCAACTCGACAGGATGCTTGGACTCATGATGAAGATTTACTTCTTGCTGAATTGGTGCTTCGTCATATTAGAGAGGGTGGTACACAGCTGCAGGCTTTTGAAAAGGTAGGAAAAAAGCTCTCTAGGACAGCAGCAGCATGCGGATTTCGCTGGAATTCCTATGTAAGAAAACAATATAAATCTGGAATAGAGTTAGCCAAAAAACAGCGGAAGGAAAGAAAGCATAACCCTCAAGCAGAAGAGGCAGGAAATTTTGAGGAAAATGACGAAGTAGCGACTAATCTTGAAGTTCCTGCAGAGAATTCAAATGGAATTGATAAACCGTTGGAATTTGAAGATTTGATCAGCTACTTAAAAAAATTATATAGTAAAGCTGAAGAGTCCAGTTCACAAAGTGAAGATTTAAAAACAAATGAGGCTCGGATTCAACAGCTTGAAAAGCAGCTGTATTATCTTGCATCAGAAAATGAAAGATTGATTAAGGAATTAAACTCAATTGAGAAGGATTATAAGTCATTAATCGAAATTATGGAAAGAGCAAGAAAAATGGTTGCGATCAAAAACGAAGATAGTCAGCAAAAAATATAA
- a CDS encoding N-acetyltransferase, producing MDYKVEKLVINYKTLEEFKKFKEYGLQELSMLEDLEANIIENDSKSPFYGIYFGDKLVARMSLYQVEKNFDRYFEPAQDYLELWKLEVIPDYQNKGYGTALVEFAKNFGLPIKTNPRVKSADFWQKMGFSSVHYDMERDRGENPLVWFPEGVREQTH from the coding sequence ATGGATTATAAGGTTGAAAAATTGGTCATCAATTATAAAACACTTGAAGAGTTTAAAAAATTTAAAGAATATGGACTTCAAGAGCTTTCGATGCTTGAAGACCTAGAAGCGAATATTATTGAGAACGATAGTAAATCTCCGTTCTATGGAATTTATTTTGGAGATAAGCTAGTTGCAAGAATGAGCCTTTATCAAGTTGAAAAAAACTTTGACAGATACTTTGAACCTGCTCAAGATTATTTAGAATTGTGGAAATTGGAAGTAATCCCTGACTATCAGAATAAAGGATATGGGACGGCACTAGTAGAATTTGCGAAGAATTTTGGTCTGCCAATAAAGACAAATCCAAGAGTAAAATCAGCTGATTTTTGGCAAAAGATGGGCTTTTCCTCAGTTCATTATGACATGGAAAGAGATCGTGGAGAAAACCCGCTAGTATGGTTTCCTGAGGGCGTAAGAGAGCAGACACATTAA
- a CDS encoding 2-dehydropantoate 2-reductase, whose translation MEIAIIGGGSLGLLFSHYLNEFHQIRLYVRSKEQEYALSTEGLIFEKNGQKIVHSINTAKFSEWEGNEDLTILAVKQYHLPDILQRMAEVTPSYKGSFLFLQNGMGHLKWLDSIQANNIYVGSVEHGAKKESLNHVNHSGSGITRIAIYKGHSLDNINELANQYIDRFPFAVEKDYESMLVKKLIVNSVINPITAVLNVRNGELLDNPYYYKLFKKMFIEISSILYMNDQDETLTHLENVCRKTAANHSSMLQDLVGNRPTEVDAILGYVLEKAGEKGVSAPLTEFLYETIKGKEY comes from the coding sequence ATGGAAATTGCAATTATTGGCGGAGGTTCATTAGGCCTGCTATTCTCCCATTATTTAAATGAATTTCATCAGATACGCTTATATGTCCGTTCAAAGGAGCAGGAGTACGCTTTATCAACTGAAGGGTTAATATTTGAAAAAAATGGCCAAAAGATCGTTCATTCTATTAACACTGCAAAATTCTCTGAATGGGAGGGAAACGAAGATCTAACAATTCTGGCAGTTAAACAATATCATTTGCCCGATATTTTGCAGAGAATGGCAGAAGTAACTCCCAGTTATAAAGGATCATTCTTATTTCTGCAAAATGGAATGGGGCATTTAAAATGGTTAGATTCCATACAGGCAAATAATATTTATGTTGGATCTGTCGAGCATGGAGCTAAGAAGGAAAGTTTAAATCATGTTAATCATTCAGGAAGCGGCATTACGAGAATAGCCATTTACAAGGGGCATTCCTTAGATAATATAAATGAATTGGCAAATCAATATATAGATCGCTTTCCGTTTGCTGTAGAAAAGGATTATGAAAGCATGCTGGTTAAAAAGCTAATTGTTAACTCGGTTATTAATCCTATAACCGCTGTTTTAAATGTTCGCAATGGTGAACTTCTTGATAACCCGTATTACTATAAGCTTTTTAAGAAAATGTTTATAGAAATTAGTTCCATTTTATATATGAATGATCAAGATGAGACACTTACGCATCTTGAAAATGTATGCAGGAAAACAGCTGCTAATCATTCATCCATGCTTCAGGATCTAGTTGGAAATCGACCAACGGAAGTGGATGCGATTCTAGGCTATGTGCTGGAAAAGGCAGGTGAAAAGGGAGTGTCTGCTCCTCTTACTGAGTTTTTATATGAAACTATAAAAGGTAAGGAGTATTAA
- a CDS encoding DUF3397 domain-containing protein, with the protein MISFFSSIIATFVTIPLLGYFLVFIICKQVTKQHKKSVHMALDVSTFLFIISVHYLILAIWEQSFLWVIFLSLLVLAIIFVLLHWKIKHEINLPLVFRGFWRFNFLLFFTAYVVLTVIGLIQSVSGFVAGG; encoded by the coding sequence ATGATATCTTTTTTTTCTTCGATCATTGCTACTTTTGTTACCATTCCATTATTAGGTTATTTTCTCGTTTTCATAATTTGTAAGCAAGTGACAAAGCAGCATAAAAAATCAGTACACATGGCTCTAGATGTAAGTACCTTCCTATTTATCATCTCTGTCCATTATTTAATTCTTGCAATTTGGGAACAATCTTTTTTATGGGTTATTTTTTTATCCTTACTTGTTTTAGCCATTATATTCGTTTTACTGCACTGGAAAATTAAACATGAAATAAATTTACCACTAGTTTTCAGAGGGTTTTGGCGTTTTAATTTTCTTCTATTTTTTACTGCGTATGTAGTTTTAACGGTAATTGGATTAATTCAAAGTGTGAGTGGATTTGTAGCTGGAGGTTAA
- the bshC gene encoding bacillithiol biosynthesis cysteine-adding enzyme BshC, with the protein MEIENLSLPATNRFATEYLEQTKNIQRYFHYRYNDQLDFEKRRGELMNRSFMREELAAHIEQYMSKFPGSDMVQSSLQKLKQENSTVIIGGQQAGILTGPLYSIHKIISIVSLAKQKERELNAPVIPVFWIAGEDHDFQEVNHVYVENNYKIEKKVYPEKIRDKRMVSDITIDRDQCLKWAEAIIQTFGETEHTLGLLAEVETAISKSDSFVDFFAHLIMQMFKDTGLLIIDSGDRKLRSLEKEFFVKQINSFKDITKSVLSQQSELKEDGFSNMIEISNAAANLFYYDEDHYERILLEYDEDKDAFSGKDGSFQITRQSLLDLAQEFPEKLSNNVVTRPIMQEWLFPTLAFIAGPGEIAYWAELKLAFEHFDLRMPPIVPRLNITFLDRSIESDILELGLDLEEVLISGTEKERLQFLQSIRDQQVKELFNKTKQEFLQNYEMLESYLMKKDTGLVPLLKKNEGFLIKQLDFMEAKLDQAEQLKYDVLLNKFARVENAIRPLGSPQERMLNCLFFINQYGFNIIHNLLECSFTFDGTHKLIKM; encoded by the coding sequence ATGGAGATTGAAAATCTCTCCTTACCGGCGACAAACCGATTTGCAACAGAATATTTAGAACAGACAAAGAATATTCAGAGATATTTTCATTATCGTTACAATGATCAGTTAGATTTTGAAAAACGCCGCGGGGAATTAATGAACCGATCATTTATGAGAGAAGAGCTTGCAGCTCATATTGAACAGTATATGTCTAAATTTCCAGGCTCTGACATGGTTCAGTCTTCTCTTCAAAAGCTGAAGCAGGAAAATAGTACAGTTATTATTGGTGGTCAGCAGGCGGGTATACTAACTGGACCACTATATAGCATACATAAGATAATTTCAATAGTTAGTCTTGCAAAGCAAAAAGAGCGGGAATTAAATGCTCCAGTTATCCCGGTTTTTTGGATTGCAGGCGAGGATCATGATTTTCAGGAAGTTAATCATGTTTATGTTGAAAATAACTATAAAATCGAAAAGAAAGTATATCCAGAAAAAATACGTGATAAACGAATGGTCTCTGATATTACCATCGACCGGGATCAGTGTCTCAAATGGGCAGAAGCGATTATTCAAACATTTGGGGAAACTGAACATACGCTAGGCCTTCTGGCAGAAGTGGAAACAGCTATCAGCAAATCTGATTCATTTGTTGATTTTTTTGCTCATCTTATTATGCAGATGTTTAAGGATACAGGTCTCTTAATTATTGATTCAGGTGACCGAAAACTTCGAAGTCTTGAAAAGGAGTTTTTTGTCAAACAAATAAACAGCTTTAAAGATATCACGAAATCTGTATTATCCCAGCAGTCTGAACTTAAAGAAGATGGCTTTTCAAATATGATTGAAATAAGTAATGCTGCTGCAAACTTATTTTATTATGACGAAGACCATTATGAAAGAATCCTCCTAGAGTATGATGAGGATAAGGATGCATTCAGCGGAAAAGATGGTTCTTTTCAAATCACCCGGCAAAGTTTGCTCGATCTCGCACAGGAGTTTCCAGAAAAACTTAGCAATAACGTAGTAACTAGACCGATTATGCAAGAATGGCTATTTCCAACGCTTGCTTTCATTGCTGGACCTGGAGAAATTGCTTACTGGGCTGAGCTAAAATTGGCGTTTGAACACTTTGATTTAAGAATGCCTCCAATCGTACCTCGTCTTAATATTACCTTCCTAGATCGCTCAATAGAATCAGATATACTTGAGCTTGGACTTGATTTGGAAGAAGTATTAATTTCGGGTACAGAAAAGGAAAGGCTTCAATTTTTACAATCAATAAGGGATCAGCAGGTGAAAGAGCTTTTCAATAAAACAAAGCAGGAATTTCTGCAAAATTACGAAATGCTGGAAAGCTATTTAATGAAAAAAGATACAGGCTTGGTGCCACTTCTTAAAAAGAATGAAGGCTTTTTGATCAAGCAGCTGGATTTTATGGAAGCAAAGCTTGATCAGGCAGAACAATTAAAATATGATGTATTGTTAAATAAGTTTGCAAGGGTAGAGAATGCCATCAGGCCACTAGGTTCACCTCAAGAACGGATGTTGAATTGTTTATTCTTTATCAATCAATATGGATTCAACATTATCCATAACCTTTTAGAGTGCAGCTTTACATTTGATGGCACACATAAATTAATTAAAATGTAA
- the mraZ gene encoding division/cell wall cluster transcriptional repressor MraZ: protein MFMGEYHHNIDNKGRLIVPAKFRDGLGESFVLTRGLDQCLFGYPMDEWKLLEEKLKGLPLTKKDARAFTRFFFSGATECEIDKQGRINITSPLASYANLEKECVVLGVSSRIEIWSKRLWEDYFSDSEESFAEIAENMIGFDI from the coding sequence ATGTTCATGGGTGAGTACCATCACAACATTGATAATAAGGGCCGTTTAATTGTACCTGCTAAATTCCGTGATGGTTTAGGAGAATCATTTGTCCTAACACGCGGCTTAGATCAATGTTTATTTGGCTACCCTATGGATGAATGGAAGCTGCTAGAAGAAAAGCTTAAAGGCTTACCGCTCACAAAAAAAGATGCTCGTGCATTTACCCGTTTTTTCTTTTCTGGTGCTACAGAATGTGAAATTGATAAACAAGGAAGAATAAATATAACCTCCCCCCTGGCTTCATATGCCAACTTGGAAAAAGAATGTGTCGTTTTAGGGGTTTCCAGCAGGATTGAAATATGGAGTAAAAGATTATGGGAGGATTATTTCTCTGATTCAGAGGAATCCTTTGCTGAAATTGCAGAGAATATGATTGGGTTTGATATTTAA